The genome window CTTCCTGCCTTAGCCCTGCTGCCCCTCTGACTCTGCACTCCAGGGGCCTTCCTGCCTCAAGTCCTGTGCCCTGTGTCCCTCAGCCTGGGATATGCCCTCTGGTCATCACAGGGCCACTCTCTTTATCCAGGTCTCCACTCTGGGCTCTTCCTACTCACGCTTTGGCCCCAGGACCCACCATCCCCTCACGAAGTTTAATTCACAGTCTCAACACTGCTACAAGAGTGGTCATGGTGAAGCCTGAGAGGCTGGTCTGGCGTGGTTCTGTGGGGATACCTCAAGCTGGTGACCTCCAACCTTTAGAGGTCTCAACCCACCCAGGGAATGTTGCCAGGACCATGGCTTGATCTTGAACATCTGTGGAGTCAGGGAGGCATTAGGGGTGTTAGTACTGGACCATGTCCAGGTGTAACCCAGGGCAGACCCTTGCTCCAGGGGCTTTGCCGCACCTCACATGCCacactcttctctctcctcagaaACCCCAGGACTTTGATTTCGCCCAGCAGAAACTGACCGACAAGAACCTGGGGTTCCAGATGCTACAGAAGATGGGCTGGAAGGAGGGCCACGGCCTGGGCTCCTGCGGGAAGGGCATCAGGGAGCCCGTCAGCGTGTACGCAGCGGGCActgggggccaggggtggggatggACAACCGTGCCTGGGGAGATGAGGCTTTCTGTGGGATTCTGGTCCTAAGTCCTTTGACCTGCAGCCTGATTGTTGGTTTCCTTCATGTCGAACATGGCTTATAGCAGATCATTTACATATGCAGCTCCTTGCTGCACTTGCATAGACTTGGTCCCTGGCATTTGGCCACATTCATTATTATCATAAAATCTTGAGTGGTCATGCCGGGTAGTTACGCTAATAGCCACTTCCCTTTTCCAGGAGCCCACATGCAGACTAGCCAGGGTAGAGCACGTCCCAGAGTTTATTAAGCCCCATTAGCATCCAGCAAGCATTTCAGTTAAAGTTGAGCTTAGCACCTGCTGGGGAGGCTTTCTCCTGTAATGAGGGGCTGGCTTCTGAGCACACTTCTCAGAAAGTTCGCATGCCTGCACGGGTGAGTATCCCTTGTTCCCCACTGtgaattatgtcttttttttccccctcccttgcTGTCACTGTTGTGTGTCCCTCATACCTCTGTCCCACTCAGATGGCTCAGGCTGTTTTCCATCTCCTGGTGGCCGGGCTCTGGGCCTCAGGTGTGGCTAACTCTCCATTTTGCTCCTTAGGGGAACTGCCTCGGAAGGGGAGGGGTTGGGTGCCGACGGGCAGCAGCACAAAGAAGACACGTTTGACGTGTTCCGTCAGAGGATGATGCAGATGTACAGACACAAACGGGCCAACAAATAGGTATGTGTGTGAGCTAGTGTTGGGGGCATTCTGCCTAAGCTATGTTTTGGTACACAGAGAAGCTTCCTCCAGAAAAGTTAGTGTGCCCCACTCCTCAAAACCCAAACATCAAAATATCACTCCCCCGCAAAAGATCATAAAATTTTGTGAGGGAAACAAAAGGAGTGTTTGGATGTGGATGTGTTCCACCTCTCACCTTCCAAGCTGAAGGAACGAGCCCCGTGCTCGCCAAACTCCACTGCACGCAGCCCATGGTGCAGCCTCTGCACTGGGCTCCCAGCTGCGACTGTACGTGGCCATCTTGTGGAAACAAGCCACCACAGGAGTGGCCTGGTGTCTTGAGAATGTAAGGGTGACCTGGAAGCTGGTGCTGCAGAGGACGCCACTCTGCCTCATCCCTTTCAGAGGGTCTTCAAATCCTTTTCCTTCTGAGGGGCCTTTGGCCTATAAACATCctatctttctcctctccttttagtTGTCCTCCCCACTCATAATTTCCATCTCAGTTTTGAACAAAATCGTTCTCTCCCTGAATAGATGAAAACCATTGGTGAGAAAGATAAGGCTTGAAGCAGCAATTACTCTTAAAACACCACCTCTGTCCCGGATCTGCCCTGGAACCAGTGCCCAAGTAGGTTTGGTGTGTACACGAGAAACAAACGTCTCTGCAGTTTCTGGTGCGGAGGTTCCACCcgctggcttttctttttcttaaaaaaagaacgCACCATTTCCAATCTTCTTTTGCCTTTCACCCTCTTCCAAATGCTTTTGGCAGCAAGTCTTCTCCAAGTCTCCCCTGGTTCCGCTCAGAAGGTGGGGCTGCCCTTGAAAGCACCAGCGCCCTTTAAGTGCTCAGGAACCAGCTCCTGTCGGTTTTCCTGTCCAGGGACACATTGCTCTCTAAAAGTGATCTGCTAGCAAACTTGATACCGAAACAGTCACAGATTGTATCTTCTCAAATTTAAATAGGGAATATAAATCAGTAATAATGAGGTCTGTGCTCTGGTACCACAGCTGTCGGTTGGAGTG of Physeter macrocephalus isolate SW-GA unplaced genomic scaffold, ASM283717v5 random_1589, whole genome shotgun sequence contains these proteins:
- the LOC114485319 gene encoding SURP and G-patch domain-containing protein 2-like; its protein translation is MSRCNPGQTLAPGALPHLTCHTLLSPQKPQDFDFAQQKLTDKNLGFQMLQKMGWKEGHGLGSCGKGIREPVSVGTASEGEGLGADGQQHKEDTFDVFRQRMMQMYRHKRANK